In Columba livia isolate bColLiv1 breed racing homer chromosome 25, bColLiv1.pat.W.v2, whole genome shotgun sequence, the following proteins share a genomic window:
- the LRRTM4 gene encoding leucine-rich repeat transmembrane neuronal protein 4 isoform X5 has translation MGFHLIKRLRGMSVALVLLPTVLLVVLAGAQRACPKNCRCDGKIVYCESHAFRDIPQNISGGSQGLSLRYNSIQKLKSNQFAGLNQLIWLYLDHNYISSVDEDAFQGIRRLKELILSSNKITHLHNKTFHPVPNLRNLDLSYNKLQVLQSEQFKGLRKLLILHLRSNSLKTVPIRVFQDCRNLDFLDLGYNRLRSLSRNAFAGLLKLTELHLEHNQFSKINFAHFPRLFNLRSIYLQWNRIRSISQGLTWTWSSLHNLDLSGNDLTGVEPGTFQCLPNLQKLNLDSNKLTNISQETINTWISLISITLSGNMWECTRSICPLFTWLKNFKGNKESTMICAGPKHIQGEKVSDAVETYNICAEIPVVVTERSYQAPKTPPRPIFIPKPTVSKLESNQPTSVVPSPSAELPTPGLEPEYEHVSFHKIIAGSVALFLSVAMILLVIYVSWKRYPASMKQLQQHSLMKRRRKKARESERQMNSPLQEYYVDYKPTNSETMDVSVNGSGPCTYTISGSRECEV, from the exons ATGG gTTTCCATTTAATTAAGCGGCTGAGAGGCATGAGCGTGGCGTTAGTGCTGCTTCCCAcggtgctgctggtggtgctggcGGGGGCTCAGCGAGCCTGCCCCAAGAACTGCAGGTGCGATGGCAAGATCGTGTACTGCGAATCCCACGCCTTCAGGGACATCCCTCAGAACATTTCTGGAGGGTCCCAAGGCTTATCGTTACGCTACAACAGCATTCAGAAGCTGAAATCGAATCAGTTTGCAGGCCTCAATCAGCTCATATGGCTTTATCTTGACCATAATTACATCAGCTCCGTGGATGAGGATGCATTTCAGGGCATCCGCAGGCTGAAGGAATTAATTCTAAGCTCCAACAAAATTACCCATCTGCACAACAAAACCTTTCACCCCGTTCCCAACCTCCGCAATCTGGACCTCTCTTACAACAAGTTGCAGGTGTTGCAGTCTGAGCAGTTCAAGGGCCTTCGTAAACTCTTGATTTTGCATTTGCGGTCCAACTCGCTGAAAACCGTGCCCATCCGAGTTTTCCAAGACTGCCGAAACCTCGACTTTCTGGATTTGGGCTACAACCGCCTGCGGAGCTTATCCCGTAATGCTTTCGCTGGCCTTTTGAAGTTGACAGAGCTCCACTTGGAGCACAACCAGTTTTCTAAGATCAATTTTGCCCACTTTCCACGCCTCTTCAACCTTCGCTCGATTTATTTGCAGTGGAATAGGATCCGGTCTATCAGCCAAGGGTTAACGTGGACTTGGAGTTCCTTGCACAACTTGGATTTATCAGGAAATGACCTTACAGGGGTAGAGCCTGGGACCTTCCAGTGCCTCCCCAACCTGCAGAAGCTCAACCTGGATTCCAACAAACTCACCAACATCTCTCAGGAGACCATCAATACGTGGATCTCGCTCATCTCCATCACTCTGTCCGGAAATATGTGGGAATGTACTCGAAGCATTTGCCCTCTGTTTACTTGGCTTAAGAATTTCAAGGGAAATAAAGAGAGCACTATGATATGTGCGGGCCCTAAACACATCCAGGGTGAAAAAGTGAGCGATGCTGTGGAGACATATAACATCTGTGCCGAAATTCCGGTGGTGGTTACCGAAAGATCGTACCAGGCTCCCAAAACCCCCCCGAGACCCATCTTCATTCCTAAACCTACCGTTTCCAAACTGGAAAGCAATCAGCCGACATCCGTTGTGCCGAGCCCGTCTGCAGAGCTCCCGACGCCCGGGCTGGAGCCCGAGTACGAGCACGTTTCTTTTCACAAAATCATCGCCGGGAGCGTCGCCCTCTTCCTCTCCGTGGCCATGATCCTCTTGGTCATCTACGTGTCATGGAAGCGCTACCCGGCCAGCATGaaacagctccagcagcactcGCTCATGAAGAGGCGCAGGAAAAAGGCTCGAGAGTCTGAAAGGCAAATGAACTCCCCTTTACAGGAGTATTACGTGGACTACAAGCCAACAAACTCTGAGACCATGGATGTATCGGTTAATGGATCTGGGCCCTGCACGTATACCATCTCTGGCTCCAGGGAATGTGAGGTATGA